Proteins found in one Oryza glaberrima chromosome 4, OglaRS2, whole genome shotgun sequence genomic segment:
- the LOC127771384 gene encoding fatty acyl-CoA reductase 1-like, protein METVSIAERFRDKTILITGATGFLGKLLVEKILRVQPEVRKLYLLVRAPDAIAAEERVLTEVVGKGLFDVLREQYGAEFHSFIKEKIYALPGDVMNENFGLESYEILQLSQKVDIIVNGAATTNFMERYDVALATNAAGVMHLCQFAKKCDNLKMVLHVSTAYVAGEQAGQLLEKPFQIGRALRLDYQLDIEAELQLVDSIKSELRIKCSSDDKLEKTTMRKLGLKRATHFGWPNTYVLTKAMGEMLLQQLGQDLPVVIIRPSMITSTFQEPMPGWIEETRTIDVIFVAYNEQTLPCFIFDGSVIFDLIPADMVINAMMAAINSQWNKRAQVIYHVTSAHQNPLPLSLIEESMFRYFDINPRTSKDGKTIKNKRPIAFKRLAYFQAYMILRYKLPLEMMRAANVLLGGIYTKNYYEFNRDYNILMTVAKLFAPYVFFKGWFDDTNLRKLWKATAMDQNDDASIFNFDPKCINWSSYLVNTHIPAAIKYANDQKAKARSA, encoded by the exons ATGGAGACAGTAAGCATAGCGGAGCGTTTCAGAGACAAGACTATACTCATCACCGGCGCTACTGGCTTCCTGGGAAAAT TGCTGGTGGAGAAGATACTACGAGTTCAGCCGGAGGTGAGGAAGCTATACCTGCTAGTTCGTGCTCCGGACGCCATAGCCGCCGAGGAGCGTGTTCTCACTGAG GTTGTTGGAAAAGGTCTATTTGATGTTCTGCGAGAACAATACGGTGCTGAGTTCCACTCCTTCATCAAGGAAAAGATATACGCTCTACCTGGAGATGTGATGAATGAAAACTTTGGGCTTGAGAGTTATGAGATCCTGCAGTTATCTCAAAAGGTAGATATCATCGTCAATGGAGCTGCAACGACAAACTTTAtggagag GTATGACGTAGCTTTGGCAACAAACGCTGCAGGAGTCATGCATTTATGTCAGTTTGCAAAGAAGTGTGATAATCTCAAGATGGTGCTTCACGTTTCCACTG CTTATGTAGCTGGTGAGCAAGCAGGCCAGTTACTCGAGAAACCATTCCAGATCGGTAGAGCACTACGACTGGATTACCAATTGGACATTGAAGCTGAGCTGCAATTAGTGGACAGTATCAAGTCAGAACTCAGAATAAAATGTTCCAGTGATGACAAGTTAGAGAAAACAACCATGAGGAAACTTGGGCTTAAAAG GGCCACGCACTTTGGTTGGCCAAATACATATGTGCTGACAAAAGCTATGGGGGAGATGTTACTTCAACAATTGGGACAAGACCTTCCGGTTGTCATCATCCGGCCAAGCATGATAACAAGCACTTTTCAAGAACCAATGCCTGGATGGATAGAAGAAACTAG GACAATTGATGTCATATTTGTTGCCTACAATGAGCAAACCCTTCCATGTTTTATATTTGATGGTAGCGTTATATTTGACTTG ATACCTGCGGATATGGTGATCAACGCAATGATGGCTGCCATAAACAGTCAATGGAATAAACGAGCTCAAGTGATATACCATGTGACTTCGGCTCACCAAAATCCCCTACCATTATCTCTTATTGAAGAATCAATGTTCAGATACTTTGACATAAATCCACGTACAAGTAAAGATGGGaagacaataaaaaataaaagaccaATAGCATTCAAGAGATTAGCATACTTCCAGGCATACATGATTCTACGGTACAAGCTGCCATTGGAG ATGATGCGTGCAGCAAATGTACTGTTGGGAGGGATATACACCAAGAACTACTATGAGTTTAACCGAGACTACAACATTTTAATGACTGTGGCAAAGCTGTTTGCCCCATATGTCTTCTTCAAAGGATG GTTTGATGACACCAACCTGAGGAAACTGTGGAAGGCGACGGCTATGGACCAAAATGATGATGCATCCATATTTAATTTTGATCCTAAGTGCATTAACTGGAGCTCATACCTCGTGAACACCCACATTCCAGCTGCTATAAAGTATGCCAATGACCAGAAGGCGAAAGCACGCAgtgcataa